A segment of the Lolium perenne isolate Kyuss_39 chromosome 3, Kyuss_2.0, whole genome shotgun sequence genome:
GTAATCAGAATAGAGGCTAGACTACAATTAAGATTGTCGGCTATCCTCTGCTGATCCTCATCGGAGTAGCCCAGAACCACAACCTTGCTATTATGAAAATGGATTCTAAGAGCTGACATCTCCTCAAAGTAGAGGACGAGGAACTTTATTTTGGCAATATCCAATTCTGACCCCACTACCATGATGATGTGCCATCCACATACTAGATCGAGGTGGGTGACCCCACCCCCTAGGGATGTCCACTACCGACTCTTCTTTGCTGTATTTCATCTGTAGTTTCTTTATCAGCTGAATCTTAGTGGTTTATTTATTTACTTAAGGACCACTTCTATATTAATATTTGGCTCGAAATCTTATAAAATTGGATCCGTGAATTTTGTAAGAAGATACTATTTAACCTGGTTTGCATGTTTGTGGAATTTTGTATTAAGAGTGTAATTTTCAACATAATTAGGAGAGGTATATATACTCCCAAGGAAATACATTGCAAATATATATATTACTTTTTCCTCTTTTTATCACTTTCAGTTATTTCTCTGAGGATTTTGTAAAATCTTCCAACTAATCCTCTGTTTTGGTCATAGGCAAATGATCCCACGGTTGGTATATGCGTGCGGGAAGTATGTGCTTTTCATCCTGACGGAGATGAGTTCAAAAATAATGGCGAGTATCTCTAGTAAtattttacttgattttattgtaAAACATGTTGGCAATTCTCTCCCATCAACTCGACTTAGCACAAGCTTTTCTTATTAGCACAAAACCTCCCGGAAACAAGTTTCTGCCCCGCTTTATATATAAGCAAACAACCACTAACATACATATAGTGCAACAACAgcaacagcaacagcaacaaccatagcaacaacaacagcagcaggAACTCAATGATTGGATGAGGTAGGAAGGCGGCGCGCCGTCTGTAGCAAGTCGAAGAGTAGCGTCTAGTCGCTCCCTGTCCCGGTGTCTATAGAGCGGGTACCACTGCTGCATAAACGCTAAGACTTTAAATATAGATTCAGTACCGCTTCGTAAGAAGACTCTTTCAATAACCATCTTGTTGCGAATCGTCCAAAGAATCCAAGACATGGCAGCAAGCATCAACCCGAATAAGCATCTCCAATCTTTCAATAACCAGCATATTTATGAAACATGTACTAATCAAGGATTTATAATAGTTCGCCGCAAAGGCTCACTCTAGGTCCATTTTTGTTTTGTAGAGGTCGTGTGTACTCTCTTTTATCTGGCTTGGTGTGTGTTTTGAGTTAATTCCGGAACAACGCAACAACAGCCAAAGTGTAAGCCAAGCATACTGTCTTCGCTGATCGGTTGTGGTAGAGGGTAGGACTTGCACTAGGGTAACCAATGCACGCCCATTGTCATATAAATACTCTACTCTCGCTCACCTAGAAGTGAATTTCAGATTTAAATTGAATAAACTACTAGCCTATGTTAAATCcaaagctacatattcttcatgTTGGCCGTTGGATTATTTTGGGCGGTGGATGGAAGGCTGAGGGCACGCTATGCCCTACAATAGAcagggcactggatctctgtccgtgGTTTAAGTTGGTTTGAGGGATCATATAAAACTGTGTGTTCCTGCGATGTTTTGAAAGGTTTTTACCCTGCAAGGGGTAGGCCGTCTTAAAAAAATATCAATACCACACAATGCTGAAGTAAACAGTGACGATATTTGCAGTTTGAAAGTGTCCGGGACAGTTAAATAAACAACAAGAACACAGAATAGCATATCAATGGTGCCGTGTTTATTCAAGACACGTAATATGAGCAGGTCTAATTTTGAAAGAAGCTAGGAGACAGATGCATGCTATTTGGTCCGAGCCTTTTAGTTACGCGCGCGAGCTTTCCCGCGAGTCGACCAAGGCTCCGAGGCCGCGGATGGCGATGCACGCGGCCCCGCCGTAGGCCGCGCCCTTGAGGCCCTCCCGGACGGCGGCGCGCGTGCCGCGGTGCATGGAGAAGACGGCGTTGGCGGCTCCCCAGGCGACCGCCATCTTCAAGGGGCCCTGGACGTGGTGCACGTGTTCCATGCCGGCACGCAGGGCGGTCACGACGCCGCGCCAGGCCGCCCAGCGGCGGACGCGGGGCGCGTTGGCGACGGCCGACTGGATGCCGCCGGCGAGGCGGCAGCCTTCGGAGGAGCTGCGCAGGGTGCCCCTGACGAAGAAGAAGACGGAGCCGCCGATGGCGACGGCGACGAAGGTGACGCACCCGGCTTCGACCATGCCCGGCTTCGTCATCGTACAGCTTAGTTCCTCGATGGCTCGATCGCTTCCGGGCGGCGCGCGTGGGCTGCGGCTCGATCTACAAATTGGCGGAAAGGGTTTTGGGTCGCTCGTAAGTCATGTATTTATACAGGTGCTCAGACTTGGGTTACAAACATACTCCGTATTAGACACCTCAAACTCAAAAGGCTTGGAGATATATCCTAACTCTTACAGGATTAATTGAGTCCTGCCATGCTGTCCTTGTAAAAAGAAGAGTCCTTCCGTGCTACTGATGTAGTAATGCTACACATGAACACAAAACGTGAAACACCGTACCGCCATGCGATTGATTAGTCCTTGTAAAAAAAGTTTTCCTGGTACGTCTGCCTCGGCTCGGAAAAGAAGAACTAACCACGCCTTGTCCCCAATAGTCCTATACTTACgggatttagagcatctccagccatgTGTCTGGAAAGGCTCACAGGAACTCTTTTTCATCCGAAAAACGGTCCAGTCACGTCCCTAGCTTCTCGTTTTCGTCCAAATTTAGGTCTAAATCCCTTCGGACTTCCCAGACCATTCTCGGTTTCCCGGGTAATGCCGGGGACTCCAGATGGAGCAAATTGCGCGCTCTGACCCGCGTGCCAGTGAAGATTCTGTGCTCTAGCCCGCGCAAATTCCCCGGGACGGCTGGAAAATCGTTGCTCCCCATGCCAAAAACAGGTCCAATCCGGGCCAATTTCCATCCGGATTGTGCCCCGGGGACCtccaacggctggagatgctcttatgttgCGGGGTGGTTTTACGGGATGAGTTGGATGAACGTGGGTGGTGCAAATCTTTCTCCTCCCATGATTTTAGGAACCTTAATCCCTTCATGATTCTCCACGTCATCCCGTAAGTTAGATTTCGTAAAAACGAGCCCGTAGGTGCAGCATTGCTCCCTTGTTCCTCGTGGCccccttcgacttcctcttccgtcgttcttttttttttgagggtcAAGATTACTCGGCAGGATGATAATAACTTCGAAGAGAACTAGTGAGAAAACCTAGGTTATAATTAATCCAGGGGAACCTCATCCTATCAAAATTTGCCTGCTTAGAACAAAAATGAGTCGCATAATTAGCTCACGGCCAACAAAACTAATGCTTAAGCTAGGTACTCTTTTAATCTCAACTACTTTGGCATATCGCCATGATTCCCGACCTATTCTGCATCACTTTCCTTTGCATCACTTTCTATAATGACACGTGTAAAACCCAGATCTGCCATTAGGGGAGCCCCATCTCTCTGACTACAATTGCCTCCATGGTTCTTGCTTTCAGCAATATTTTCATACCATCTTGATTTCACTCTAAGATGGTTTACTCTAATGGTCTCGAACAACCAACCCAGTGCCATCAGCTATCGTGCCTTTACTGAAAGAAGTGTTGGTGTTGATCTTGATCACATATTGTGCAACTGCCTTCTAACGGTCTTTCTTCCGGGCCAGTTTCATCCAAATCTGTTTCCCGATGTGAGCAATATCTAGTGTAGTTTGCatcacaaacctaaaagaatcagTCAGTGATCTTCCGCCCTCTCCATGGCGCTGAGAATTTCTCTCATACCATATTGACCAACATCTACACATGATCCTCGATGCATCCTCTTCCTTAATTAGATTAGTATCAACCACATCCATCACCCAAGACTCGGGATGAAGCATGGGAATCTTGACGCCATAAGCttccttcatatcttcccaaaatAGATGTGCCCAAGTCCACTCAAATAATGCATGATTAATGGGTTCTTCCTCAACACCTCGTGCTTTACAATATGCAATTCTATCCATGTGtcgatgcttaagaacttgatttTTTAATCACCTGCCACCAGCAATGACCTAATCTTTGGTGGTACCGGCATTCGCCACATTGTGCAATTTTATCCATCATTGATTAGTATCCTCTCCAAAACTAGAAGGCTCACTTGCAAGCTGTGATGAAGCCATCATTATGTAGGCTGAACAGACTGAGAAAATATCATTTATTTCATGTGCCCAAAAGCCCTCTCATCCTCGGTCAATCTACCAATAGGTATATGGAGGATGGCTCTCTTATCTGTCTCAACAAAATTTGTCTCGAGCTTCTCTTCTTTCCAGCACGAAAGAGCAACATCAATCAGTTAATGTACCATAGTAACATCAACTCATTGTTTTGTGTAGAGAGGCTGACATTTCAGATTAGTAGGGATCCATGCATCCTCAAGGGATCGAATGGTCGATTCATCACCCACTCTCTTGATAAGCACCTTGTTCAGGGTCTCTCTTCCACGCATAATCGCTCGCCAAACATCAGACGAACCTCGTTCCTGCCGAGAATTTAAGAAGTCTGAACCATGGTAATACTTGACTCTTGCACAATGATTCAGGATTTGTCAACGATCGACATACATGTTTCACAAGCATAGCTTGCTTAAAAAACTGGATATCTCGGAATCCCATCCCACCAAATCGGGGCTATTTCAGCCGTCGACCAGGCGTTGGTGGCATGGGTTGTCGTTCCGCCGTCATTGTCATTGATTGTATGGTCATCAGACTCTTGATCGAGCTTTTCTTTTtccagactgctcatagtgggactaATATAACTAGTAACATCACATATCTCGAAgtgttttggtgacatggcatgccaataaatgaagaaagagagtgaggtggtaactagctatgttatcaTAACATCGCACACCCTAAGGCAAGATgattctacaacataataaatgacacaatgcatgacaccacatataagttactacccactatgaaggtagtaacctagactagtaacatgacatatgttactagtctatgttactccccactatgactaggTTCCCTGTATTCCAGTTATTACGTATATCATACATCAACTAATCCTCATGACAACCAATTGCAGTTTAGCTCTGAAATATTCCCACGGGTTCAAAGTAGCGAAATCACATCAAACAGACAAACATATCTACATTTATAAAATCACCTCGATGTGCTTTATACAAAGATGATAAATAAGCTGCCACATCATTCCTGTTATGAAAACTACATTATGAAAAAATTGTCAACATAGATGGACCGCGCCAGGCCGAGTCAGTGGCACTCCTCGATGCCCCACCACACGTCCTCCATGTCGAAGTCGTCCAACCCCACAAGAACGTACATGTGGCAGGATCGTAGCAAGTTAATTAGAGAAAATAATACCCTGGTACCCTGGAAAATATACAGCAATGTCTAATAGTTAATAAGGCCTCAAATTTGTGTGAGGACTTAGTTGATGAGGAGGATATGAGCGACGAACCTATAATAGATGAACCTGTACCGAATAATGTGTATAAAAGACAGAGGAAAAAAAAGTCTTATGATAAGACTAATTTGCGGAGAAGTAATAGAgtaagatttaaaaaagtttattcTTAAAATGTCGGGATTACGAGGTATGTCATGGAATAGTGAGGGTTTTAAGGATCCTGGGAAGCACCTGTTTGTGAAGGAGGCGATCCGAGAACATAATCTAGATTTTATTGCTTTGTTAGAGACGGGATGTTCAAATTTTTCAAGAAATTTTTTGAGTAGCCTTGCCGGTACAGCTGACTTTGGTTGGTTTTGTCTTCCACCTTGTGGGAGGTCGGGGGGAATTTTGGTTGGTATTAATACTACAACTCTTATGGTTAAGAATGTGGAAAATGGTGACTTCTGTGTGAAGTTATATCTCCGTTCTAAACATGATGGTTTTGAATGGATTCTTGTCTCTGTATATGGAGCTGCTCAAGATGCAAGAAAACCGGAATTTTTATCGGAACTAGTGAGATTGTGCGATAATGAGACTCAACCAATTTTGTTAGTTGGCGATTTTAATATCCTTCGTAGACCAGAGGAGAAGAGCAATGATAGTTTTAACCCTAGGTGGCCTTTTATGTTTAATGCCATTATTGAAAATTTGAACCTAAGGGAGATTGTGCTCTCGGGTAGGCAATTCACATGGGCTAGTAGAAGGGCTAATCCTACTTTTGAAAAACTTGATCGGGTTCTCACGAGTGTGGAGTGGGAACAAAAATTTCCTTTGGTTTCGGTTAGGGCTCTTACTCGGGCCGGATcagatcatacccctcttctaatTGATTCGGGCAATCATGCTCATATTGGGAATAAAGCGAGATTTTCTTTTGAGCTTTCTTGGTTCGAACAAGAGGGTTTTTATGATATGGTTAAAAGGGAATGGGCGGCGGTCTCCGCTGGAAAAACACCAATTGTAACTTGGCAGAATAAAATAAGACATTTACGGAGATTTTTACGTGGCTGGGCAAAGAATTTAAGTGGGAAGTATAAGAAGGAGAAGGAAAGGTTGCTTAATATAATAGATTTCCTTGATATTTAGGCTGAGTCTTGTCCTCTAAATGATGTGGAAAGGGCTGAATTGAGGAATGCAAATGAACAATTAAATAAGCTTAGGAGAGATGAAGAGACGAAATGGGCACAAAGAGCTAAAATAAAACATATACAGGAGGGGGGTAATAATACGAAGTATTTTCATCTAATTGCTAATGGAAAACATAGAAAGAAGAAAAATTTTCAACTTGAACAGGAAGAAGGGACCATTGTGGGCGATGACAATTTAAAAGTTTTTATCACTGAATATTATAAGAAGCTCTTCGGAGCACCTGATGAGAATTCTTTCACCTTGATGGAGGATCGCAATGATGATATCCCACAGTTGTCTGTTCAGGAAAATGAGCTTCTatcacaaatttttacagaggaTGAAGTTTTTAATGCCATCTACCAGATGGAACACAATAAATCACCGGGACCTGATGGctttccagcggagttttatcaaagATTTTGGAATGTAATTAAAGGGGACTTGATGGCCATGTTTGGACACTTCCAAAATGGTGGCTTCCCCCTTTTTAAATTAAACTTTGGGATTATTACGTTGCTTCCCAAGAAAGAAAACGCCGTCCAAATTCAACAGTATAGACCTATTTGTCTGTTAAATGTCAGCTTCAAAATCTTCACTAAAGTAGCTACTAACCGGGTGTCAGATGTTGCACACACGGTAGTGAGACCATCCCAAACCGCTTTCATGCCGGGTAGACATATTTTAGAAGGCGTAGTGGTGTTACATGAAACGATTCATGAATTATATAGTAAAAAGATGGATGGAGTccttttcaaaattgattttgagaaggtATATGATAAGGTAAAATGGCCTTTCCTCCAGCAGGTACTTCGGATGAAGGGGTTTAATAACGTTTGGTGTGAGCGTATTAGAAGTTTCGTAGAGATGGGTAGTGTGGGGATTAAGGTGAATGATGATGTGGGCCATAacttccaaacacgaaaaggatTGAGGCAGggggatccgttatcacctaTCCTTTTTAATATTGTTGCCGATATGTTGGCTATTTTGATAGCTAGGGCTAAGGAGGAGGGTCAAGTTGGAAGCCTCATTCCACATCTTGTCGAGGGAGGGGTTTCAGTTTTGCAGTACGCTGATGATACCATTTTGTTTATGGAACACGACTTAGTTAAGGCTGTTAATATGAAACTCATTCTTTGTATTTTTGAGCAATTATCTGGTCTTAAAATTAATTTTTATAAGAGCGAGCTGTTTTGTTTCGGTAAAGCTACAGACTTTGAGCATCAATATAAAACTATCTTTGGGTGTACATCTGGGACTTTACCTCTACGTTACTTAGGGGTTCTTATACACTACAGACGCCTTCGTAATTCTGAATGGAATCCGATGGAGAACCGTTTTGCCTCAAAATTAGGATGCTGGAAAGGAAAAATGTTGTCATATGGGGATCGCTTAGTGCTTGTAAATTCTGTTCTTACGAGCCTACCTATGTTTATGTTATCTTTCCTAGAAATTCCTAAAGGGGTACGCAAGAGACTTGATTATTATCGTTCTCGGTTTTTTTGGCAAGAGGAGAATGATAAGAAGAAGTATAGATTATCTCGATGGAATATAGTTTGCAGGCCTAAGGATCAGGGAGGTTTGGGAATTGAGGTGCTTGAATTGAAAAACTTATGTCTTTTAAGCAAATGGCTTTTCAAATTGCTGCAGGAGGAAGGGATGTGGCAACAACTACTTCACAATaaatatatcaaaaacaaaacgTTGGCTCAGGTAGAGGCTAAACCCACAGATTCACCTTTTTGGAAGGGGCTTATGCGGGTTAAACCGGAGTTCTTTAAGAGGGGGAGGTTCAAAGTCGGTAATGGTCTATCAGTGAGGTTTTGGGAGGATACTTGGCTGGGTAATTGTCCTCTAGCTTTACAATATCCGTCTTTATATAATATTGTCCAATGGAAAAATGAGTTGGTTTCTACGGTAGTAGCAAATACACCGCTGAATATTGGTTTTAGACGAATTTTTAATGATTATAAATACAATTTGTGGTTACACTTATGTGAGAGGCTTATGTCTATTCATCTTTCTAATGAACCGGATACGTTTGTTTGGAACctaaatgaatctggtatattttctgttAAATCTATGTACCTTGATCTTATGAATGGCCATACCAGATTTTTACGGAAATACTTATGGAAGATTAAGGTTCCTCTAAAaattaagattttcatgtggttcttAAGTAATAGAGTATTGCTTACTAAGGATAATTTGGTAAAGAggaaatggactggatgtcaaaaatgttgtttttgtaataatgatgaaactgttgatcatctaTTTCTTCATTGTCCTTTTGCGAAGATTGTTTGGAGAATGATATTTTTTACATATAATATTCCACCTCCTTCCAATataactaatatgtttggtaattggctaaatggagtgaataagaaggataaaACATATATTCGAATTGGTGTTTCGGCAATTTGTTGGTCGATTTGGACTAGCCGGAATGATATCATCTTTAATAAACAAAAGGGTacaaattttttgcaggttattcttcgTGCGGCGCATTGGATACAACTATGGGCATATTTGCTCCCGGCGGACCAGCGGGATaccatggtttctggatgcaaccgGCTCCTGGAGGTCACTCAGGATTGCTATTTCCGGGCTACTGGATGGCGGCACACTAGCAGAATTCTAGATGGATAGTTTTTGCACACTTTCCATCTACAGATGTTTTGTTTTGATATCTTTAGTTCTCTTTGGCTACAAGTATATCTCTATGTAATAAGTACTTGACATCGACGTTTTATTTAATAAATGGctgtgtgcatcgattgatgcagaggccggggctatgctcccatatctaaaaaaaaaagacactgagggtgtgtttggtagcctgggTCAGTAGAGAATAGCAATCTACACTCATACAAGCTGACCCCAGCTAAGCTGAGTTGAGATATTCTCACATGTTTGGTAGCTCGTATCTGTTGAGATATGTTGAGTGCATCTGTTGTTTGGTAGATTGTATGAGATGAGATGCTAATAAATTACAACAAAACCCCTGAATATAAAGATGGAAGTCAATCAGGTCCCTGTACATAGAAACAAAAAGCAAGCGGACCCCTGTACAAAGAATATACAAGCAATCGGGTCCCTGTActtagaaacagaaaagaaatcgGGTCCCTGGCTGGCCGTGGCGGCGTTGGTCCTCGCCGTTGCCGTGACCGGCCTGCTGCCGCGCGTCCTTGCCGTGGCCGGCTTGCTGCCGCGCGTTCATGCTCGTTGAGGAGCTGGAGGCGGAGCTTGCTGGCGTGGCCGGACTGCTGCTGTGCGTCCTTGCATGGCCGGACTGCTGCTGCGCGTCCTTGCGTGGCCAGACTGTTGTCGCGCATCTGTTGCTGCTGGCTGGCGTGGCGGCGCGAGGCCTCGACGGAGGTTGCTGCTGCCGTGGCGGCGCGAGGGTCGAGCGAAGGTTGCTGCTACGGCCATGGTGGCGGATCTTGCTGCTAGCGCCCGTGGCGGCGCGAGTTCGTGGCAGACAGTAGCGGCGACGCGAGGTCGTGATGCGAGGTGGTGGCGGGCGAACGTGGCTGCCGGCCTTGGAGTCGAGGAGGCGGCTCGGAGGCGGAGGATCTGAACGGCCGGGCCG
Coding sequences within it:
- the LOC127340528 gene encoding mitochondrial import inner membrane translocase subunit TIM17-2-like encodes the protein MTKPGMVEAGCVTFVAVAIGGSVFFFVRGTLRSSSEGCRLAGGIQSAVANAPRVRRWAAWRGVVTALRAGMEHVHHVQGPLKMAVAWGAANAVFSMHRGTRAAVREGLKGAAYGGAACIAIRGLGALVDSRESSRA